The sequence below is a genomic window from Bacteroidales bacterium.
CTGCAAGGCATAAGCTGCTGGATATCGTAGGAGATTTGGCATTACTCGGTGGTGAACTTAAAGCGCATGTATTTGCGAAAAGGCCCGGGCATGTTACCAATGTTGAGTTTGCAAAAAAAATTGCACAGCTGAGTTGTGTTTCTGCTCAAAAGGAAAAAAATAAAAGCCACGAGGAGTTTGATTTGAATAAAACCCCTTTATACGATATTTCAGCCATACAGAAGATACTACCCCACAGGCCTCCGTTTCTGCTTATTGATAAAATTCTGGAAATGGATGAAAAAATGATTATCGGGGTAAAAAATGTTACCATCAATGAAGGTTTTTTTATCGGGCATTTTCCCAAAGAACCTATCATGCCGGGTGTTTTGCAGATAGAAGCTATGGCACAGTGTGGCGGCATATTGGTGTTGAATACAGTTCCTGACCCAGAAAATTATATTACATATTTTCTGAAAATTGACAACGCCCGCTTCAAAGGAAAAGTAATCCCGGGAGACACCCTGATATTTAAACTTGAGCTTATGTCCCCGATACGACGTGGAATATGCCAGATGTACGGGCGTGCTTTTGTAAAAAACAAAGTTGTGATGGAAGCAGAAATGCTGGCACAAATCGTAAAAAAATAAACCTCATGCACCAGCCCCTGTCTTACGTTCATCCGCAGGCAAAGATAGCCCCCAATGTAGTCATTGAGCCTTTCGTAAACATTGATAAGAATGTTGAGATTGAAGAAGGCAGCTGGATAGGCCCCAATGTTACCATTATGGAAGGTGCCCGCATCGGCAGAAACTGTAAAATTTTTCCCGGGGCTGTCATTTCTGCCATTCCGCAAGACATGAAATATGCCGGAGAAGATACCATTGTTAAAATAGGTGACAATGTTACCATACGTGAATATGTTACTATTAACAGGGGAACAAAAGCAAGCAACGAAACAGTTGTGGGAAATAACTGCCTGCTGATGGCTTATGTGCATGTAGCTCATGACTGTATTATCGGCAATAATGTGATACTTGCAAATTATGCCGGCCTGGCAGGGCATATCCGTGTGGATGACTGGGCCATAGTAGGCGGTATGGTGGCTATTCACCAGTTTGTAAGCATTGGCGCTCATTCCCTGATAGCGGGAGGTTCTCTGGTGGGGAAAGATGTTCCTCCTTATTGC
It includes:
- the lpxA gene encoding acyl-ACP--UDP-N-acetylglucosamine O-acyltransferase produces the protein MHQPLSYVHPQAKIAPNVVIEPFVNIDKNVEIEEGSWIGPNVTIMEGARIGRNCKIFPGAVISAIPQDMKYAGEDTIVKIGDNVTIREYVTINRGTKASNETVVGNNCLLMAYVHVAHDCIIGNNVILANYAGLAGHIRVDDWAIVGGMVAIHQFVSIGAHSLIAGGSLVGKDVPPYCKAARDPLSYAGINSIGLRRRGFSSEKIKEIQDIYRIIFVSKLNVTQAIRFIEAEIPSSPECDEIISFIQSSKRGIMKGYRRNGIPK